From Pirellulales bacterium, one genomic window encodes:
- a CDS encoding nuclear transport factor 2 family protein, whose amino-acid sequence MTPTQEIIAVNQRLLDSIAAADWQTYEQLCHPRLTCFEPETRGNLVGGMAFHKYYFDLGAAKDPRQTTMASPVITFCGNDVAIIAYLRLTQKLAADGNPTTAVMEETRIWHRENGHWRHVHFQRSAPS is encoded by the coding sequence TTGACTCCCACTCAAGAAATCATCGCCGTCAATCAACGCCTGCTCGATTCCATCGCGGCAGCCGATTGGCAGACCTACGAGCAACTTTGCCATCCGCGGCTGACCTGCTTTGAGCCTGAAACCCGCGGCAACTTGGTTGGCGGAATGGCATTTCACAAATACTATTTCGATCTCGGTGCGGCGAAGGATCCGCGGCAGACGACGATGGCATCGCCGGTAATCACGTTTTGCGGCAACGACGTGGCGATTATCGCTTATTTACGATTAACGCAGAAACTCGCCGCCGATGGCAATCCGACGACGGCTGTCATGGAAGAAACTCGAATCTGGCATCGGGAAAACGGCCACTGGCGGCATGTGCATTTTCAACGCAGCGCGCCCAGTTGA